The DNA sequence ACATCAAAATAATTTTCCATTGTAACATCTCTCAGTTCAATTGTCATAGTTGTTCTCCTGGTTAGATGTTATCATTGGCGCAAAATAATGTTTACGGCAGACTGAGATATAGGTTTCATTGCCACCGATCTGAATTTGTTCGCCATCATAGACTGGCACACCATCTTGAGTTCGCAACACCATAGTCGCCTTTTTCTTACAGTACTGGCAGATGGTCTTGATTTCTTCAATCTTGTCTGCTAAGAGCAAGAGGTATTTTGAACCTTCGAACAAGTCATTGCGAAAGTCATTCTTCAAACCAAAAGCCATGACAGGTATATCTAACTCATCAACAACACGAGCTAGGTCGTAAACATGGTGACGCTTGAGAAACTGGGCCTCATCGACCAACACACAGTAAGGTTTTTCATGTAAGTTTCGGATATAACCAAAGATATCCGTCGTTTCCTCAATCGCAATGGCTGGGCGTTTCATGCCGATTCGACTCGACACATAGCCAACACCGTCACGCGTATCCAGAGCCGAAGTCATAATCACAACTCCCTTTCCTTGCTCCTCGTAGTTATAGGCCACCTTGAGAATCTCAATCGTTTTACCTGAGTTCATAGTCCCATAACGATAATACAACTGTGCCATGCTTCTATTTCACGTCCATTTCTAAATTTTTGCTACATTCTAGTATACCATATTTTCCAAAAGCTTTAAATGGCAAAATATGGTAAAATAGAAGAAATCAAAAACTAGTGGAGGAAGCTATTATGCCATTTGTACGCATCGATTTATTTGAAGGACGCACGCTTGATCAAAAGAAAGCTCTTGCTAAGGAAGTTACGGAAGCTGTTGTCCGTAATACTGGAGCACCTCAATCTGCTGTCCATGTCATCATCAACGACATGCCAGAAGGAACTTACTTCCCACAAGGGGAAATGCGCACCAAATAAGCTAGCTTAAGCAGAATTGCTTAGGCTTTTTCAATCTCCAAGTAGCATCCATTGAAGAAATAACCTAAATTTGTTACAATTTGAAGAGATGCTTAGATACATATCCTAAGAAAAGAATTACAAAAGGAATTAGTATGATTACACGTGAATTTGATACCATCGCTGCTATCTCTACTCCACTAGGTGAAGGGGCCATTGGTATTGTCCGTTTGAGCGGAACTGACAGTTTTGCCATTGCGCAAAAGATTTTTAAAGGCAAAGACTTAAGCAAGGTTGCTAGCCACACTCTTAACTACGGTCACATTGTTGACCCTCAAACTGGTAAGGTTATGGACGAGGTTATGGTTGGGGCCATGAAATCTCCAAAGACCTTCACTCGTGAGGACATTATCGAGATTAACACCCACGGTGGGATTGCGGTGACCAATGAGATTCTCCAGCTAGCTATCCGTGAAGGAGCTCGGTTGGCAGAACCTGGTGAATTTACCAAGCGCGCCTTTCTAAACGGTCGTGTGGATTTGACACAGGCTGAGGCGGTGATGGACATCATCCGTGCCAAGACAGACAAGGCTATGAATATTGCAGTCAAACAATTGGACGGTTCTCTTTCTGACCTCATTAACAATACTCGCCAAGAAATCCTCAATACACTTGCCCAAGTAGAGGTCAATATTGACTATCCTGAGTATGATGATGTTGAAGAAGCCACTACTGCAGTCATCCGCGAGAAGACTATGGAGTTTGAGCAACTGCTGACCAATCTCCTTAGAACAGCACAACGTGGCAAAATCCTTCGTGAGGGAATTTCAACTGCCATCATCGGACGCCCCAACGTTGGGAAATCGAGCCTCCTAAACAATCTCCTACGTGAAGACAAGGCTATCGTTACAGACATTGCTGGTACTACTCGAGATGTCATAGAAGAATACGTCAATATCAATGGTGTTCCTCTCAAATTGATTGATACAGCCGGTATCCGGGATACAGATGATATCGTGGAACAAATCGGTGTCGAGCGTTCGAGAAAAGCCCTCAAGGAAGCTGACTTGGTACTACTAGTGCTAAATGCTAGTGAGCCACTAACAGCACAAGACAGACAACTCTTAGAAATCAGTCAGGATACCAACCGCATTATTCTACTTAATAAAACTGACCTTCCTGAAGCGATTGAAACTTCGGAACTACCTGAAGATGTTATCCGTATTTCAGTTCTTAAAAATCAAAATATCGATAAGATCGAAGAGCGTATTAATGACCTCTTCTTCGAAAATGCTGGCTTGGTTGAGCAAGATGCCACTTACTTGTCAAATGCCCGTCATATTTCCTTGATTGAAAAGGCCGTTGAAAGCCTACAAGCAGTTAATGAAGGTCTTGAACTAGGGATGCCAGTTGATTTGTTGCAAGTTGACTTGACCCGTACTTGGGAAATTCTCGGAGAAATCACTGGAGATGCCGCACCTGATGAACTCATTACCCAACTCTTTAGCCAATTCTGTTTAGGAAAATAAGAAAAATCCATGATTATTCGGTCATGGATTTTATTGTCTTTATTAGTAATCTGGTCTTAAGACTCCTGTTACGGTTGCCTTAGTCGCTTCATAGTCGCCATCTACGACAACCTTGATAATGCGTTTGGCATCTTCCTCTGGTGCTGGAACTAGAGGTAGACGAGTTGGGCCAGCTTCAAATCCCATATAGTTAAGGACTGCCTTAACTGGAGCAGGACTTGGATAAGAGAAGAGGGCGTTGACCTTAGGAATGAATTTACGTTGAATAGCTGCCGCTTTTTTCATATCGCTTTCTGCAATAGCAGTCAACATCTCGTGCATTTCATCTCCATTTGTATGAGATGCAACAGAAATAACCCCGTCCGCACCAAGGTTCATGGCATGGAAAGCATCTCCGTCCTCCCCAGTATAGACCAAGAACTCTTCTGGCTTGTGTTCAATCAAGTAAGCCATATTAGCCAGACTAGTACATTCTTTGACCCCAATGATATTTGGATGGTCAGCTAAACGAAGCATGGTTTCTGGAGTCAATTCGACAACTACACGCCCTGGAATGTTATAGATAATAATTGGTAAGTCAGAAGCATCTGCAATTGCCTTAAAGTGCTGATACATCCCTTCTTGAGAAGGTTTGTT is a window from the Streptococcus oralis genome containing:
- a CDS encoding thymidine kinase translates to MAQLYYRYGTMNSGKTIEILKVAYNYEEQGKGVVIMTSALDTRDGVGYVSSRIGMKRPAIAIEETTDIFGYIRNLHEKPYCVLVDEAQFLKRHHVYDLARVVDELDIPVMAFGLKNDFRNDLFEGSKYLLLLADKIEEIKTICQYCKKKATMVLRTQDGVPVYDGEQIQIGGNETYISVCRKHYFAPMITSNQENNYDN
- a CDS encoding 4-oxalocrotonate tautomerase: MPFVRIDLFEGRTLDQKKALAKEVTEAVVRNTGAPQSAVHVIINDMPEGTYFPQGEMRTK
- the mnmE gene encoding tRNA uridine-5-carboxymethylaminomethyl(34) synthesis GTPase MnmE, which produces MITREFDTIAAISTPLGEGAIGIVRLSGTDSFAIAQKIFKGKDLSKVASHTLNYGHIVDPQTGKVMDEVMVGAMKSPKTFTREDIIEINTHGGIAVTNEILQLAIREGARLAEPGEFTKRAFLNGRVDLTQAEAVMDIIRAKTDKAMNIAVKQLDGSLSDLINNTRQEILNTLAQVEVNIDYPEYDDVEEATTAVIREKTMEFEQLLTNLLRTAQRGKILREGISTAIIGRPNVGKSSLLNNLLREDKAIVTDIAGTTRDVIEEYVNINGVPLKLIDTAGIRDTDDIVEQIGVERSRKALKEADLVLLVLNASEPLTAQDRQLLEISQDTNRIILLNKTDLPEAIETSELPEDVIRISVLKNQNIDKIEERINDLFFENAGLVEQDATYLSNARHISLIEKAVESLQAVNEGLELGMPVDLLQVDLTRTWEILGEITGDAAPDELITQLFSQFCLGK
- the dapA gene encoding 4-hydroxy-tetrahydrodipicolinate synthase, encoding MSYQDLKECKIITAFITPFHEDGSINFDAIPALIEHLLAHHTDGILLAGTTAESPTLTHDEELELFAAVQKIVNGRVPLIAGVGTNDTRDSIEFVKEVAEFGGFAAGLAIVPYYNKPSQEGMYQHFKAIADASDLPIIIYNIPGRVVVELTPETMLRLADHPNIIGVKECTSLANMAYLIEHKPEEFLVYTGEDGDAFHAMNLGADGVISVASHTNGDEMHEMLTAIAESDMKKAAAIQRKFIPKVNALFSYPSPAPVKAVLNYMGFEAGPTRLPLVPAPEEDAKRIIKVVVDGDYEATKATVTGVLRPDY